From a region of the Desulfovibrio sp. JC010 genome:
- a CDS encoding phage tail protein, which yields MKIEEKKPMSFKTLMMVISACICLLAAVLIVLSYTPEAFAGDATSFNPTSVAVQARAASDTPIGGVIPYRGSSVPDGWLECNGQSTAGYPELAAVVGANVPDLRGEFIRGLDSGRGVDTGRTLGSTQADAMEEHRHDTTLTVSGSYNITVKYGDSSMGGAYPYGIHIGHGPGYLGNYAGGTMTATGTGTSTSAGDGSENRPRNVALMYIIKAQ from the coding sequence ATGAAGATAGAAGAAAAGAAACCAATGTCATTTAAAACTCTAATGATGGTTATTTCCGCCTGCATATGCCTGCTGGCGGCAGTCTTGATCGTACTTTCTTATACCCCCGAAGCGTTTGCCGGGGATGCCACAAGTTTCAACCCGACTTCTGTTGCTGTCCAAGCTCGTGCTGCCAGCGACACGCCCATAGGAGGAGTTATTCCTTATAGAGGGAGTTCCGTTCCGGACGGCTGGCTGGAATGCAACGGTCAATCAACTGCCGGATACCCGGAACTGGCTGCAGTTGTCGGCGCAAATGTGCCGGACCTGCGTGGGGAGTTTATCAGAGGATTGGACAGTGGTCGTGGTGTCGACACTGGACGAACATTGGGAAGTACACAGGCGGATGCGATGGAAGAACATCGTCATGATACGACGCTTACTGTTTCGGGAAGTTATAATATAACAGTGAAATATGGAGACTCTAGCATGGGTGGAGCTTATCCGTATGGTATTCATATTGGTCATGGTCCCGGATATTTAGGTAATTATGCTGGGGGGACTATGACAGCAACCGGAACCGGAACCTCGACTTCAGCTGGAGACGGAAGCGAAAACAGGCCCCGCAATGTAGCCCTCATGTACATCATCAAGGCGCAGTAG
- the pilV gene encoding shufflon system plasmid conjugative transfer pilus tip adhesin PilV yields the protein MKINPKNKQSGFGMMDALAALLILAVISPMLSNMQHQGFENIKQKSVSKHLATVLDAASDYAKEHYADLISSSTASSATAVTMAQLRSGNFLPSGFQDRNGWGQQYGIYVLEPNADDLQVIVLTYGGRTAANDKHFGTASAPSAAAMVGGAGGYIPTGDLPGQSSTELRGSYGGWTVNLAGTNIPVPSPGHIGGRAFLREGDLSQDFLYRVEVPGHPELNEMSTELDMTDHAIENVKEIQFDEHTIADIDATGFCGDPEKEGRIFFDPAVGLYICREGEPQILADTGNSQLFKDATYASDGELIPKPTCPPGVTSVPQIFVAPAVFAEGAESQAFVAVQSWATDEGDNWRVHLRIKDVTDTWVSPPAGYGRVMVLTTCN from the coding sequence ATGAAAATCAATCCTAAAAATAAACAATCCGGATTCGGCATGATGGATGCTCTTGCGGCATTACTCATCCTTGCCGTGATTTCACCAATGCTCTCAAACATGCAGCACCAAGGCTTTGAAAATATCAAGCAGAAGAGTGTCAGCAAGCATCTTGCCACTGTCCTTGATGCGGCTTCCGACTATGCCAAGGAACATTATGCAGATCTGATCAGCTCTTCCACGGCCAGCAGTGCCACCGCTGTGACCATGGCCCAGCTCCGCTCCGGAAACTTCCTGCCTTCCGGATTCCAAGATCGCAACGGCTGGGGCCAGCAGTACGGAATTTACGTGCTCGAACCCAACGCGGACGACCTGCAAGTCATCGTCCTGACCTATGGCGGACGCACGGCCGCAAATGACAAACATTTCGGCACTGCTTCTGCTCCGTCAGCTGCGGCTATGGTCGGCGGTGCCGGGGGCTACATCCCCACCGGAGATCTTCCCGGTCAAAGCTCTACCGAGCTGCGCGGCTCCTACGGAGGTTGGACCGTCAATCTTGCCGGAACCAACATTCCGGTTCCCAGCCCCGGCCACATCGGTGGTCGCGCTTTCCTGCGTGAAGGAGATCTCAGCCAAGACTTCCTCTATCGCGTGGAAGTTCCCGGCCATCCTGAGTTGAACGAAATGTCCACTGAGCTGGACATGACCGATCACGCCATTGAGAATGTGAAGGAAATCCAATTCGACGAGCACACCATCGCCGACATCGATGCGACCGGCTTTTGCGGAGATCCGGAGAAAGAAGGACGTATCTTCTTTGATCCTGCAGTTGGTCTTTACATCTGCCGTGAAGGCGAACCGCAGATCCTCGCCGACACCGGCAATTCCCAGCTTTTCAAAGATGCCACCTACGCTTCAGACGGTGAGCTGATCCCCAAACCGACCTGCCCCCCGGGCGTGACTTCAGTTCCGCAGATTTTCGTGGCCCCGGCTGTATTTGCCGAGGGTGCAGAGTCGCAGGCCTTCGTTGCCGTCCAGTCATGGGCGACGGACGAAGGCGACAACTGGCGCGTTCATCTGCGCATCAAAGACGTTACTGACACATGGGTATCGCCTCCCGCCGGATACGGACGGGTAATGGTGCTGACCACCTGTAATTAG
- the pilM gene encoding type IV pilus biogenesis protein PilM, translating into MKMFAVLFTMLGLLAMLTPDSFLQHEVKQGKAKAVAVNFGTYRNAVNDFAIARPNAFGGIPIPISLLDLPSGWKSMRAWTNRPDGGNIYVWGPVQGAEAGEIMDLFMESYAIGIKRSGSLVTAHGTGIALPSFIPNGNIVSVIRP; encoded by the coding sequence ATGAAGATGTTCGCAGTTCTCTTCACCATGCTTGGGTTGCTGGCAATGCTGACACCGGACTCCTTTCTTCAGCATGAAGTAAAGCAGGGAAAAGCTAAAGCTGTTGCCGTTAATTTCGGCACCTACCGTAATGCTGTGAACGATTTTGCCATAGCACGCCCCAATGCTTTCGGAGGAATTCCCATCCCCATATCACTCCTTGACCTGCCGTCCGGTTGGAAATCCATGCGTGCATGGACCAACCGACCGGACGGCGGGAACATCTATGTCTGGGGTCCGGTTCAAGGAGCTGAAGCCGGAGAAATCATGGATTTATTCATGGAGTCCTACGCCATTGGAATCAAACGCAGTGGATCACTGGTCACAGCTCATGGGACCGGAATAGCCCTGCCATCCTTCATCCCCAACGGTAATATCGTCAGCGTGATCAGACCATAG
- a CDS encoding ATPase, T2SS/T4P/T4SS family: MTLKSASFTDLILHESGEAFMKGCDSCGQKLVPCTEDIKKEIEILHKEVLKVHEKTGRHTFRVIHEEISYRVALYEGVDWGSGKVFFLRRIQEQVENFNNIGMPEPIAEWLLSAEQSKGLVLFTGAQASGKTYSASSLVGTRLSTLGGHAVSFENPAEMPLDGKHGEYGFCFQAEIEREEDLAEGIERSHRFASPNIIYIGEIRSKYAASEALRVCLGSDKQIVVATMHGFDLVTALERLVTMAREIDGEIASQNLAQGLLAVVHQQLEEDENGQKVLNVPQFLLAPFTDEYVGLRAKIKNNEMIALEEEMRDQENIINFYGIQKI, from the coding sequence ATGACACTCAAAAGTGCATCATTCACAGATCTTATACTTCATGAAAGCGGGGAGGCTTTTATGAAAGGCTGCGATTCCTGCGGCCAAAAACTCGTTCCCTGTACAGAGGACATCAAAAAGGAAATTGAAATCCTGCACAAGGAAGTCCTCAAAGTTCATGAAAAGACTGGACGACACACTTTTAGAGTCATCCATGAGGAAATCAGCTACAGGGTCGCCCTTTATGAAGGTGTGGATTGGGGCAGTGGTAAAGTTTTCTTCCTGCGCCGCATTCAGGAGCAGGTCGAAAACTTCAATAATATCGGAATGCCTGAACCAATTGCAGAATGGCTTCTTTCTGCGGAACAGAGCAAAGGTCTGGTGCTTTTCACCGGTGCTCAGGCTTCAGGTAAAACTTACAGCGCATCATCTCTGGTAGGGACACGACTCTCAACTCTCGGCGGCCATGCTGTCAGCTTTGAAAATCCTGCAGAAATGCCTCTTGACGGCAAGCATGGAGAATACGGTTTCTGCTTTCAGGCCGAGATTGAACGCGAAGAAGATCTGGCTGAAGGCATAGAAAGGTCCCATCGTTTTGCCTCTCCCAACATCATCTACATCGGCGAAATCCGCAGCAAATACGCGGCAAGCGAAGCTCTGCGGGTCTGCCTAGGTTCTGACAAACAGATTGTCGTTGCCACCATGCATGGGTTCGACCTTGTAACCGCTCTTGAAAGATTGGTGACTATGGCCCGTGAAATAGATGGGGAAATCGCCAGTCAAAACCTCGCTCAAGGATTGCTTGCGGTCGTTCATCAGCAACTTGAGGAAGACGAAAACGGACAGAAAGTTCTCAACGTCCCTCAATTCCTGCTGGCACCCTTCACAGATGAATACGTCGGATTACGCGCCAAGATTAAAAACAATGAAATGATCGCTCTGGAAGAAGAGATGCGTGACCAAGAGAACATCATCAACTTCTACGGGATACAAAAGATATGA
- a CDS encoding type 4 pilus major pilin, with amino-acid sequence MNLLELTGVLVIIAVLLGTTALRIKSGRENEMITTAQQNISTFKLEVKNLYKGEPDFTGLTTNIAVKNKIVPTSMVKGNGEVRNVWDGAVTVETGTDPSTYIITSNEIPEYACVKLATFESWKSLSVNGVEITQGSGMVAAITGQLQDSNTIAFTSDYSN; translated from the coding sequence ATGAACTTACTCGAACTCACAGGCGTTCTGGTTATCATCGCAGTACTTCTTGGAACAACAGCACTCAGGATCAAGTCTGGAAGGGAAAACGAGATGATCACGACTGCGCAACAGAACATTTCTACCTTTAAGCTTGAAGTTAAAAATCTCTACAAAGGCGAACCGGATTTTACAGGACTCACCACCAATATTGCCGTCAAAAACAAAATCGTTCCAACATCAATGGTCAAAGGGAACGGTGAAGTGCGCAACGTATGGGATGGTGCAGTTACCGTTGAAACAGGAACCGATCCCAGCACCTACATAATTACTTCAAACGAAATTCCAGAATATGCCTGCGTAAAGCTGGCCACTTTTGAATCATGGAAAAGCCTTTCAGTAAATGGAGTTGAAATAACTCAAGGCAGCGGAATGGTTGCAGCCATTACCGGGCAACTCCAAGACAGCAACACCATTGCTTTCACCTCCGATTACTCCAACTAG
- a CDS encoding type II secretion system F family protein: protein MQRPDLNRILAKLFFNAPVRIRFYRKLAALTRHGVIVAESVAELQERYAKQRSPLSLVLAEISSRLDGGSKLHQAMQGFIPAEEVMLIDSGITSGKLYESLDLAVQLIQARMKIIGSMRKALAYPALLISALITLLIVFSRYAMPNYIQISNPENWSDGAKLLYRVSCFIDSTAGTILFAVIILSGLLSLATIKIWTGNIRVRFDSIPPWSFYRLIIGSLWLFTLAILMKSGIQLSTAIEKMLAIPDTGPWLRERLQSVLAQLTKGKKLGPALDDSGYQFPTKEIIEDLRIYSRLSNFHSQLYLIAEEMLAEGVEKVQTQAKIINYGCIITIAYLVSNIVLAMSDIQQQSGLNMAY, encoded by the coding sequence ATGCAGCGTCCTGATCTGAATAGAATACTTGCCAAGCTCTTCTTCAATGCTCCTGTGCGAATCAGGTTCTACAGAAAACTGGCAGCACTGACCCGGCATGGTGTCATCGTGGCAGAAAGCGTTGCTGAACTTCAGGAAAGATACGCCAAGCAACGAAGCCCACTGTCTCTTGTTCTGGCAGAAATATCCAGCCGTCTGGATGGCGGAAGTAAACTCCATCAAGCCATGCAGGGTTTCATCCCTGCCGAAGAAGTAATGCTCATCGATAGTGGGATTACATCCGGTAAACTGTACGAATCGCTTGATCTTGCAGTGCAGCTGATTCAGGCAAGAATGAAGATTATCGGCTCCATGCGTAAGGCTTTAGCCTATCCTGCATTACTGATCAGCGCACTCATCACTTTGCTGATTGTATTCTCAAGATATGCCATGCCCAATTATATCCAGATATCCAACCCGGAAAACTGGAGTGACGGAGCAAAACTTCTTTATCGGGTCTCCTGCTTTATTGATTCCACCGCAGGAACGATTCTTTTTGCCGTAATCATACTTTCGGGCCTGCTCTCCTTAGCCACCATCAAAATCTGGACCGGGAATATCCGCGTCCGCTTTGACTCCATTCCGCCATGGTCATTCTACCGACTGATCATCGGCAGCCTTTGGCTGTTTACTCTCGCCATTCTCATGAAATCAGGAATCCAGCTTTCTACCGCAATAGAAAAAATGCTGGCTATTCCAGACACAGGTCCGTGGCTCAGAGAACGACTCCAGTCAGTCCTAGCTCAACTTACCAAAGGTAAAAAATTAGGTCCGGCTCTGGACGACTCCGGATACCAGTTCCCAACCAAAGAAATCATCGAGGACCTGCGTATTTACTCAAGACTCAGCAATTTCCACAGCCAGCTCTATCTCATAGCTGAAGAAATGCTGGCAGAAGGGGTTGAAAAGGTACAGACGCAAGCCAAAATTATCAATTACGGCTGCATCATCACAATAGCTTATCTGGTGTCCAACATTGTTCTGGCAATGTCCGACATTCAACAACAATCCGGCCTGAACATGGCCTACTAG
- a CDS encoding GspE/PulE family protein, producing the protein MTETEIPTSLQERILFLDGKIIISAEVENDATLMSFLSYAARKGFTETERKKAEEFQKLRKEHFTKAETSSDIQELAVQIIADAYEQGASDIHITDHGPFTSISFRKLGMVQDYKQLMGETGRKIIVAIYQTMSNQGDSTFVATESQDARISDRKFLPSDVHSIRVHTEPLEEAMAENGTGTEMALRLLYDRTTAQGSLEERLATLGYSERHMRRIQFLTQRSGLVLLSGPTGAGKSTFLKHIMESMAKDNPEKNFFSAEDPVEYPLERVKQIRIRTSSKETRGEEYSGAIAGLMRCDPDIIMIGEIRYPEAASAALDAAQTGHGVWTTVHANSAFGIIQRMVSLLRAANYPDPLEYLCDHTVLSGLHHQRLVPVLCPHCKQPIKEISKLPADNELRRKHLPEPVLSRLFKAVDKLHEKNVHVRGEGCEHCRGIGIIGQTVASEIVATDHVILRNIRAGNMAGAYKHWRNEQNGETFVSHAIRLIEEGIIDPYLTEKRLGVPLNYAKVSDDFSKGISATGFDEMAGSKIVERPNAAS; encoded by the coding sequence ATGACTGAAACTGAAATTCCCACAAGCCTTCAGGAACGCATCCTGTTTCTGGACGGCAAAATCATTATCTCGGCTGAGGTGGAGAATGACGCAACCCTGATGTCATTCCTGAGTTACGCTGCACGTAAAGGTTTTACTGAAACCGAAAGGAAAAAAGCTGAAGAATTCCAGAAACTGCGCAAGGAACATTTCACAAAGGCAGAAACAAGCAGTGATATTCAAGAACTTGCTGTCCAGATAATCGCAGACGCATACGAGCAAGGAGCCTCGGACATCCACATCACGGATCATGGTCCGTTCACCTCCATATCATTTCGCAAACTCGGAATGGTTCAGGATTACAAACAATTAATGGGTGAAACCGGCAGAAAAATCATCGTTGCCATCTATCAGACGATGTCAAACCAAGGGGACTCAACATTCGTTGCAACCGAAAGTCAGGATGCCAGAATTTCAGACCGCAAGTTCCTGCCCAGTGATGTCCATTCCATCCGTGTCCATACCGAACCTCTTGAAGAAGCCATGGCCGAGAACGGAACCGGCACAGAAATGGCTCTACGTTTACTTTACGATCGCACAACAGCACAGGGCAGCCTTGAAGAAAGGCTTGCCACACTCGGATATTCTGAAAGGCACATGCGCCGCATTCAGTTCCTGACCCAGCGTTCCGGCTTGGTGCTTCTTTCAGGTCCGACCGGTGCGGGTAAGTCTACTTTCCTCAAGCACATTATGGAAAGTATGGCTAAGGACAACCCCGAAAAGAACTTTTTCTCTGCTGAAGATCCTGTTGAATACCCTCTTGAACGAGTGAAGCAGATCAGGATCAGAACCAGCTCCAAAGAAACACGAGGCGAAGAATACAGCGGAGCAATAGCCGGATTAATGCGCTGCGACCCCGACATCATCATGATCGGTGAGATTCGTTACCCGGAAGCTGCCTCCGCCGCCCTTGATGCTGCCCAGACCGGACACGGAGTATGGACCACCGTCCATGCAAACTCTGCCTTCGGGATCATTCAGAGAATGGTTTCCCTGCTGCGTGCTGCAAACTATCCGGACCCGCTTGAATACCTCTGTGACCATACCGTTCTTTCCGGCCTGCATCACCAGCGGCTCGTCCCGGTACTCTGCCCTCACTGCAAACAGCCTATTAAAGAAATTTCAAAACTTCCTGCAGACAACGAGCTGCGCCGTAAGCATCTCCCTGAACCGGTGCTGAGTCGTTTGTTTAAGGCTGTAGACAAGCTGCATGAGAAAAACGTTCATGTCCGGGGAGAAGGATGTGAACACTGCCGCGGCATAGGAATCATCGGTCAGACCGTGGCCTCTGAGATTGTGGCCACAGATCATGTAATTCTGCGGAACATCCGAGCCGGAAACATGGCAGGTGCATACAAACACTGGCGTAATGAACAAAACGGAGAAACGTTTGTCAGCCACGCCATCAGGCTCATTGAAGAAGGAATCATTGATCCTTACCTGACCGAAAAACGACTGGGCGTACCGCTGAACTACGCCAAAGTCTCTGACGATTTCAGCAAGGGTATTTCCGCAACCGGCTTCGATGAAATGGCAGGTTCTAAAATCGTGGAGAGGCCGAATGCAGCGTCCTGA
- the pilO2 gene encoding type 4b pilus protein PilO2, with the protein MRSIKIKKKEYVIGFWWQLLEGKGRKVLFEKARAVAEDFKDSKYNCIVPRKQQFGLGTCESRKVKRLPSLACALVERSPDTWIGIFCFAEDLWWVCAVSKKMIVADGDQYFTSKIEAEAHLARLKSMSSWDKDNEYRCETVDESLSHFEGLLKATERVQPLYPEHSNLKFILGAAILITACAGWYMWDAHQQDLREAEQRRIAQKARQKELQKQETVTKDPEKIFAMAWKEAPLPSAFAHEFLRAVRDSEPYTLGWKLNSIIRDADGIYMAWLHQEGADFTNRPTVEKINSSLGAKPELADLTIDYPEAEKRPAQALIKKDVATARLYELTRNIGAKLNLTWQAPVTKKLDNKILQKTVAVTAPWVKGEWKLSALPVGVTIEDALFTAMDSIPCLVLSKIDFTNNQCTLEGQIYAVY; encoded by the coding sequence ATGCGCAGTATCAAAATCAAAAAGAAAGAATACGTCATCGGTTTCTGGTGGCAGCTCCTCGAAGGCAAGGGACGAAAAGTGCTTTTCGAAAAAGCACGCGCAGTTGCCGAAGATTTCAAGGACAGCAAATACAATTGCATTGTTCCCCGCAAGCAACAGTTCGGTCTCGGAACTTGCGAGAGTAGGAAAGTAAAACGCTTGCCCTCTCTGGCCTGTGCATTGGTTGAGAGATCCCCTGACACATGGATCGGAATATTCTGCTTTGCGGAAGATCTCTGGTGGGTCTGCGCGGTCAGCAAGAAAATGATTGTTGCTGATGGAGACCAATACTTCACTTCTAAAATAGAAGCCGAAGCCCACTTGGCCCGCCTGAAGTCCATGTCCAGTTGGGACAAGGACAACGAATACCGCTGCGAGACAGTGGATGAATCCCTGTCCCACTTTGAAGGGCTGCTCAAAGCTACTGAACGAGTACAGCCGCTCTATCCGGAACACTCCAACCTGAAGTTTATCCTTGGCGCGGCCATACTCATTACGGCCTGCGCAGGCTGGTACATGTGGGATGCTCACCAGCAGGATCTGCGTGAAGCCGAACAACGCAGGATCGCCCAAAAAGCACGCCAGAAGGAACTCCAGAAACAGGAAACCGTCACAAAAGATCCGGAGAAAATATTTGCCATGGCTTGGAAGGAAGCTCCCCTGCCGTCAGCATTTGCCCATGAATTCCTGCGTGCCGTACGTGATTCCGAGCCGTACACCCTCGGCTGGAAGCTCAATTCCATTATCCGTGATGCGGACGGAATCTACATGGCGTGGCTGCATCAGGAAGGTGCAGATTTCACCAACCGCCCGACCGTTGAGAAAATCAATTCCAGCCTTGGTGCAAAGCCTGAGCTGGCTGACCTGACCATTGATTACCCCGAAGCTGAAAAACGCCCTGCACAAGCCCTCATCAAAAAGGACGTTGCCACAGCCCGACTCTATGAATTGACCCGCAATATCGGAGCCAAGCTGAACCTCACTTGGCAGGCTCCGGTGACCAAAAAGCTGGATAACAAGATCCTCCAAAAAACCGTTGCCGTCACAGCTCCGTGGGTCAAGGGAGAGTGGAAACTTTCCGCTCTCCCGGTCGGGGTAACGATCGAGGACGCGCTTTTCACAGCAATGGACTCCATCCCCTGTCTGGTCCTTTCAAAGATCGACTTCACCAACAACCAATGCACCTTGGAGGGCCAGATTTATGCGGTCTACTAG
- a CDS encoding secretin N-terminal domain-containing protein, with product MKRTLLLILIFSFTLCSCAPLQPSQQERSVKSRAASMRSASSKKTVSIVHAPYLGAIAVELDDNRLPSIFNRRVTLTNRIGTASQIAKWVSELVPLHIEVEAAEHTGKEKQKRMRINYDGKLSNLLNTMCEYFGMGWEYDQQSGKVEIARLQTKSFNLAVAPGSIKYESTITNKSQTSGNSGDSSGMDGVGQTTKTSDSVSQTSQTNKAKFEGNVWKDTEKAIEAMLSKDGRVVVNEAAGMVTVTDTATVLHRVGRYIKSLNTKMGRQVALAVKVWALEMSRNADVGFDIETLLKAGQSSFSILGGQPYSTISGAGTLTAAILDGDWKDTKLMLRALKQRGRTTLLTSGSGIVMNNQALPVQVVKRDTYLAGISSTTTENSMQTSELTPGEVSTGFSMTVIPHIMNNRKAILQYNITLSSLDSMEEFTSGDLTIQLPQVSTRSFSQRVKMKCGQTLVLAGFEQETDQQSKGIGISAGGHSQKYGKSLIIITIEMESAGV from the coding sequence ATGAAACGCACTTTGCTACTCATACTCATTTTTTCTTTTACCCTTTGCAGCTGCGCACCGCTCCAGCCTTCACAGCAGGAACGATCAGTGAAAAGCCGCGCGGCTTCCATGAGATCGGCCAGCAGCAAGAAGACTGTTTCCATTGTCCATGCTCCCTATCTCGGAGCCATTGCGGTGGAGCTGGACGATAACAGGCTGCCCTCAATCTTTAACCGGCGCGTAACCTTGACCAACAGGATCGGTACTGCTTCCCAGATCGCCAAGTGGGTCAGCGAACTTGTGCCGCTGCATATCGAAGTAGAAGCAGCTGAACATACCGGCAAAGAAAAACAGAAGCGCATGCGCATCAACTATGATGGCAAGCTCTCCAATCTGCTGAACACCATGTGTGAATACTTCGGCATGGGCTGGGAATATGACCAGCAAAGCGGCAAGGTTGAAATTGCCCGTTTGCAAACCAAATCTTTCAACCTTGCAGTTGCTCCGGGCAGCATCAAATACGAATCGACTATCACAAATAAATCCCAGACTTCCGGCAATTCCGGTGATTCCAGCGGCATGGATGGAGTGGGCCAAACCACCAAGACTTCAGATAGCGTCAGCCAGACCTCGCAGACCAACAAAGCAAAATTTGAAGGCAATGTCTGGAAGGACACCGAAAAAGCCATTGAGGCCATGCTTTCCAAAGACGGCAGAGTTGTGGTCAACGAAGCCGCCGGAATGGTCACTGTTACCGACACGGCCACAGTCCTGCACAGGGTCGGCAGGTATATCAAATCCCTGAACACCAAGATGGGCAGGCAGGTGGCTCTGGCCGTAAAAGTCTGGGCCTTGGAAATGTCCCGCAATGCCGATGTCGGCTTTGACATTGAAACCTTACTTAAGGCCGGACAATCCAGCTTCAGCATCCTCGGCGGCCAGCCTTACAGCACCATTTCCGGAGCCGGAACACTTACCGCCGCCATTCTGGATGGTGACTGGAAAGACACCAAGCTCATGCTTCGCGCCCTGAAGCAGCGCGGTCGCACCACTCTGCTTACTTCCGGTTCAGGTATCGTCATGAACAATCAAGCCCTGCCCGTTCAGGTAGTTAAGCGCGACACCTATCTTGCCGGGATCAGTTCCACCACCACGGAAAACTCCATGCAGACCTCCGAGCTGACACCCGGTGAAGTTTCCACCGGCTTTTCCATGACTGTGATCCCGCACATCATGAACAATCGCAAAGCCATCCTGCAGTACAACATCACCCTTTCCTCTCTTGATTCCATGGAAGAATTCACTTCCGGGGATTTGACTATCCAGCTGCCGCAGGTTTCCACCCGCAGCTTCAGCCAGCGGGTCAAAATGAAATGCGGCCAGACTCTGGTCCTTGCCGGATTCGAGCAGGAAACCGACCAGCAGTCCAAGGGAATTGGAATCAGCGCAGGCGGACACAGTCAGAAATATGGCAAATCCCTGATCATCATCACCATTGAGATGGAAAGTGCCGGGGTCTAG
- a CDS encoding TcpQ domain-containing protein, which translates to MRILILIILLLFPTGCNAWRSMIKQVEVVEQATPMYEEHEVDSIVEEAALKVAAHYPPGRTVIHLTVSDNPCGWKFEANLREQGFQFSPKTTDPNVLNMNMVFDSFTNSTLYYLYLGSSDGWSFGQVYNLTFEGFEKSGLLTQTPAFFEFVGGDAEQVESPLNENWSIVPGGLRDQLKRWAGRAEYTLVWKANHDFEMQSHATFRDTFPRAVKRLFSRMHANGNSLRVTIYQANKNIVVSED; encoded by the coding sequence ATGAGAATCCTGATTCTGATCATCCTCCTGCTCTTCCCCACCGGCTGCAATGCTTGGCGTTCCATGATCAAACAGGTCGAAGTGGTTGAGCAGGCAACACCTATGTACGAGGAACACGAAGTTGATTCCATCGTGGAGGAAGCCGCACTCAAAGTTGCCGCCCACTATCCTCCGGGCCGCACCGTTATTCACCTGACTGTCTCGGACAATCCCTGCGGCTGGAAATTCGAAGCCAACCTGCGCGAACAGGGATTTCAGTTCAGCCCCAAGACCACTGATCCCAACGTCTTGAATATGAACATGGTCTTCGATTCCTTCACCAATTCCACCCTCTATTACCTCTATCTCGGATCTTCGGATGGCTGGTCTTTCGGGCAGGTCTACAACCTGACCTTTGAAGGCTTTGAAAAATCCGGCCTGCTGACCCAGACCCCGGCCTTCTTTGAGTTCGTGGGCGGTGATGCCGAACAGGTTGAATCTCCCCTCAATGAGAACTGGTCCATCGTTCCCGGCGGTCTGCGTGACCAGCTCAAACGCTGGGCCGGTCGCGCTGAATACACATTGGTCTGGAAGGCCAACCACGACTTTGAAATGCAGTCCCATGCAACCTTCAGGGACACATTTCCACGGGCTGTAAAACGCCTCTTCTCCCGGATGCACGCCAACGGGAACTCCCTGCGCGTGACCATCTATCAAGCCAATAAAAACATTGTCGTCAGCGAGGATTAA